The genomic region CGTCGTCGCCGCCGTTCCCATCTGGATCGTGTGGGAACTTGGCGAACGCCAGCCCGCCGTCGACCTGCGGCTGTTCAAGAACAGGAACTTCGCCGTCGGCGTCCTGTGCCTGACGCTGGGATTCCTCTCACTGCAGGGGTTGCTGTCGCTGTTCGTCGTGCAGTTGCAGATGCTCATGGGATACTCTTCGACGCTCGCCGGCATGGTGTTTCTGCCCATGATTCTCCTGGGCATCCCGATGATCGCCATCATGCACGAAGTGGCCAAACACGTGGACGTCCGGTTGCTGGCCAGCGTCAATGCCCTGGGATTCGCGGCCACCTATTATTGGATCGGCCTCTTCGACGATCCCCAGTCCTACGATCAAATCTTCTGGCCCATGGTCTTGGCTGGCGTCTTCCTCGGCTCGTTCTTTACTCCCCTGACGGTGTTGACGCTAAAGGGCCTGTCCGGCGACCAGATGTTGCGGGCCGCCGAAGCGGCCAACATTCTTCGGATCGCCGCCGGCGCGCTCGGCATCACGTGGCAGGGCGTCGTCCTGTTTCGGCGCCTCCCCTTTCATCAGTTGCAGTTGAGCGATCACTTCGGCGGCCGCACCTCCGCAAGCTACGACGTGCTGCAGCCGATCGTGGAAAAACTCCAACAGGTCGGGCTCGATCCGGGCATGATCGAACGCAAGCTCCAGCTGATGATGAAGCAGCAGGCCGGCATTCTGGCTCTGAACGATGCTTTCCTTCTTTCGAGCTACCTCTGCCTGGGACTGGCTTTCCTCGTCTGGTTGGCGAGGCCTACGCGGGAACCGGCGGTAAGCCGCGCCGAGACCGTCAGAGTCGTGCGTTCGGAAGAACTGATGGAGCAGCCGTGACGCGTACATTTCGCACGGCCATGCGAGCCGGCTTTTCGGCCGTCGGCGCGTATGCCCTCCTGATCACAGCCGGGTGCGCATGGATTCCCAAGGGAGACCCTCCGGCCGCCTATCTCGACACGCCCGAGCTCAAGGAGACGCTTGAGGAAGTCTCGAACCGGCTGCAGAACTGGCCGGACGACCGCTGGTGGGAACAGTTCAAGAATCCGGAATTGAACGGCCTGATGGGGCAGGCGTTGAAAGACAATCCCGGCCTGAAGGCCGCTTCGGCCAGACTGCGCGAGGCGCAGGCGCTGGTCCGCGTCGAAGGCGCCAGACTGCTGCCGTTTCTGGAAGCCGACGCCTCTCTCACCTACGAGCGCATCTCGCAGCACGGAGTTTTCGCGGCCTTGAATCCCGAAGTCGCCGGCGCGCACATTCTCCTGGGCGTCATCAACCCGCTCAGTCTCCGATACGAGTTCGACTTCTGGGGCAAGAATCGCGCGACCATCGAAGCGGCGCTGGGGCAAGCGGCCGCCGAGGAAGCTGAGCAGGCCGAGATCCGCCTCCGCCTGACCGCCGGAATTGCCCGCGCCTATTTCCGCGGCCAGGCCCTTCACCGGCAGCTCGAATTGGTCCGCTCGATCGTGGAACTGCGACGGGGACTCCGCCGGCTCGCCGAAACGCGATACGAACTCGGCCTGGACACCGATTTGGCGGTTAAGCAAAGCATCGCGGAGTATGAAGCCGCTGCCAAGCGCCTGTCGGGCGTACGGGATCAGCTCGACGTCCAACGCCACCTCCTCGCCCGCCTCATAGGCAAGGGACCGGATGAGGCGCTTCGCTTCTTCGGGAAGACCGGCGTCACCATTCCCGAACAGATTCCGGTCCCGGAGCATCTGTCGATGGGATTGCTGGTACACCGGCCCGATCTGGCCGCCGCACTCTATCGTGCCGACTCGGCGGCCAGAATGGTCAAAGTGGCCAAGACGCAATTCTACCCGACGATCGATTTGACGGCCTTCGCCGGGTTCAACGCGCTGACGCTGACGAAGGGAGCCGACAAGCTCGCCAATTTTCTGTTCAGCGGCCAGAGCTTTTCCTATGGCATGGCGCCCGGCCTGCGCCTGCCGATCTTCGAAGGAGGCAGGCTGCGAGGCGAACTGGCCGCACATCGCGCGGAATACGACGCCGCGGTCGAACTCTACAACGATACCCTCCTCGGTGCGTTGCGCGAAGTCGCCGACAGCCTCAGCGCCTGGCAGTCCACCCGCGAGATGCTGGACTCCCATCGCCGGTTGGTCACCGCGTTGAGCGAGGACTGGCGCCTGGCGAAAGTGCGGCTGGTTTCGGGGCTGGACGACGACCGGGAAGTCCTGCGTCATCGCTATCCAGTGCTGGAGCAGGAATACGCGATGCGGGCTCTCGAGAGCGACCAGTTGGTCTCCGCCGTGGATCTGATCGAAGCCCTCGGCGGCGGATATCGCAACGACGACGTGAGCAAGCGGCCGGCGCAGCAGGCCGGCTGAGCGTGGGGCGAGGACGATGACGCAGGACTCTGGAACAGACGACGTTTCGCTTCGACGGCAGCGCAACCGGCGGCTACTGGCCGTGACGGCGGCGCTGGTCCTGGCCGGCGCGGCCTACGGCACCTACTGGTGGACCGTATCGAGCCACTGGGTCCAGACGGACAACGCCTATGTGACGGGAAACCTCGTGCCGGTCGCCGCGCAGGCGACCGGCATCATCACTCAGGTGCGCTTCGAGGAAACCCAATTCGTGAATCGAGGCGACGTCCTGGTCCGTCTCGATGAACACGAAGCGTACGCGGCATTGGGGCGCGCCCGTGGGCGCCTCGGTGAAACGGTCCGGCGGATCAATTCGCTGTTCCTTACGCAGCGGCAGGTGGATGAAAAACTGGCCGCCCGGCGCGCCAGACTCGAGGTGATCCGCCACGATGCGGAGCGGTATCGCAAGGCTTCGCCGACGGGAGCCGTCTCCAAACAGACGCTGCAAAACGCTCTCGACCATTTGCAGGCCCTGGAAGCGGACGTCAGGGAAACCGAGGCGGAATACGACGCGCTGGACGCGCAGATCGGCGGCACGACCGTCATGGAACATCCGGCGGTTGAATTGGCCAAACACGAATTCATCGAAGCCCATCTGGAATATGCCCGCCAGCGGATTCTCGCGCCCGTATCCGGGTATGTCGCCAAGCGCAAAGCCCAGGTCGGCGACCGGGTGAAACCCGGCGCCAATCTGATGACGATCGTGCCGCTCGATCACCTCTGGGTGGAAGCGAACTTGCGTGAGACCGAGTTAGGCGATATCCGGCCAGGCCAGCCGGCCGAAATTCGCGTCGATCTGTACGGAGACAAACATACGTTTCACGGGACGGTCGAAGGCTTGGTGCCGGGCACGGGAAGCCCGTTCGCGCTCCTGCCTCCCGACAATTCCACCGGCAACTTCATTCACATCATCGAACGCGTGCCGGTCCGCATCGCCCTGGCAGCCGACGAGATCCGCGAACATCCCGTCAGACCCGGACTGTCCACGGTCACCAAGATTCGCGTCGGCGAGCCGGGCCAATCGGTCTGGTCTTCGTTGGCCAAGGCCGATACCGACGAGTACCAGACGGACGTCTACGGCGACGAGTTGACGAGCGCCGAATCCGTGGCCCAGGGAGTCATCGCCGGCAACGTGAGAACCGTCGGCTCGAACTCGGGACCAACCGCGGCGATCGCCCGGGCAACCGAGGATGAGGCGCTCTCTGCGCAAGCCCCTACCACTCGCTCGGACCTCGGCATGACCGACCGCTCCGGCGAGCATCCGCTCCGCCGGAATGCCGGAGAGGACTCCGGGACGGTCATCCCCTCGACCGTGCCGCCGAGGAGCCCGGATTTGGGCGAGGCGCAGCGTCCGCTTTCTCCGTCCATCGGTGCAGGATCGGACCGGTTTGGTCAGCAAGCCAGTCCTCCGGCCTTCAGCCGGCCGGCCGGCGTTCCCGAACGAGCCGGAAGCCACATGAAGTCCACCGTCCCGTGACAAGTTGGGGAAAGCAGCCGAACCACCATGGTGTCCGATACTCTCGATCGCGCGGCGCCGGCGCAATTGACAAGGCTTCTCGGCGCTCCTTACGATGATCGCAATGATCACCTGGAGCGGCACATTCTGATGTGGCGACGAATCTCCGGACTGTTCAACGATCTTCCCATTGCCCGCAAGCTGCTCCTGACCTCCCTCATTCCGCTCGTCGCGTTTCTCGTCCTCGGATTGGACGCCTATGAACGGCTCGAAGCCTTGACCGAACACGAGGAACAACTCGATCGCGTGTACGTGGCGCAACGAGCCGCCGCGGAATACATGCGGATGATCGTGGATTATGAAACGGGCTTCCGCGGATACGTGATGACCAGGCAGGAGGCCTATCTGGTCCCGTCGAGGAACGCGCATCAGCACCTGCCTTCTGTCGAGCAGACGCTGCTCGGCTTGATCCGTCCTCACAAGCTTCAGTACGAGGCGGTCGAACAGGCCCAACGCCTGGTCAAGCAGATGATGGAGGAGAAGGAAAGCCTGATCCAACTCGTGAAGGGCGGACGGACGGCCGAAGCGTTGCATTACATCGAACAGAGCCGCGGCCGTGCCCTCATGCAACTGATCCGCGAACACATGGCGCGCTTCGACCGTCTGGAACAGGAAGCCCTGAACGACGCACTGGCCAACATGGCCAAATCGCGCAATCAGATGGTCGCTCACATCATGGGCGGCATCGCGGCGGTCCTCGTGCTGCTCATCCTGGCCCTGCAGCTCATCGCCCGCTCCATCACCGGTCCGCTGATCAGCCTGGCCAAGTCGGTCCGGTCGTCCGACGCGATTCTCCCCGCCGACGTGCCGGTCCTGCCGCGACAGGACGAGTTGGGCGAATTGACCCGCGTCATGAACACCATGAGCCGGCAGGTGCGCGAGCACCTGGCCAGCGTTCAGAAGAATCAGGCCGAACTGCGTGACCTCAATCAGAATCTCGCGGCCTCCGAGGACAAGTACCGCAACATCGTCGACCATGCCCCGTTCGGCATTTTTACCACGTCCGGCATGACGGTCACGTTCAGCAACCGCTACAACAAATCCCTGGCCGGCATGAATCCGGACGAGGCGGGCGAACCTGAAGCCTTCCGTCACTGGATTCATCCGGACGACCGCGACCGCGTGCTGCGGGAATACGAACAGGCTGTCGCCGACGGCATGCCCTATGAAACGGTGTTTCGGTTTGTGCGTCCGGACGGGACCATTCGCAAGGTGCTCAGCCGGCGTATTCCGATCAAGAACGAGGATGGCCAGCCCACGATGTATCAAGGGTTCAACGTGGACGTCACGGCGCTCGACGAGATGCAGACGCAGTTGAGCCGCGCCGAACGGCTCGCAACGCTGGGTCAGGTGGCCGCCGGCATCGCGCATGAGATCCGCAATCCGCTGGTTGGCATCGGATCCACCGCCTCGCTGCTGCGCGATGAGATCGATCCGTCCGACCCGAAACGCGCCGATCTCGACATCATTTTGAACGAGACCAGACGGCTGGACCGCATCGTCAACCAGATCATCGACTATGCGCGGCCCCGGGACCTGGTTCCGGCCTCGTGGCTGTTCAAAGATGCCGTCGAAGACGTGTTGAAACTGCTGGACGGCAGGATCAACACCCAGCACATCGCCGTGACCTACCCCTCGAACCGCGCGACCACGGTCTACGCGGATCGTGACCAGATCAAACAGGTCCTGCTCAACCTTTGCCACAACGCATTGGACGCTATGCCGGACGGCGGATCCCTGCGGCTCGACGCGACCGAGGTCCCACGCGACGACAAACCGGGCGCGTTGATCGAGATTGCCGATTCCGGACCCGGCATTCCGGAGCATGCCTTGACACAAGTGTTCCAACCCTTTTTCACCACCGGCAAGCAGCATGGGACCGGCCTGGGACTGGCGATCTGTCGCAACATCGTTGAAGCCCATGGCGGCGACATCGCCCTGATCAGCCAGAGGGGAAACGGAACGACGGCCCGGCTCTGGCTTCCCCTGAAGACATCGACGACCATCATGAGGGAAATCCTATGAACGCGACCATCTTTGTCACCGACGACGAACCGGCGATCCGCTCCGCTCTCGTCAAGCGCATCACCAGACGCAACCATCGGGTCACCGCCTTCGCCTCGGGCGAAGACCTCGTGCAGGCACTCGACCATGAAGTGCCGGACCTGTTGCTGCTCGACGTCAAGATGCCCGGCCTCTCCGGATTGGAGGCGCTGAAGATCTGCCGGCAGAAAGCGCCGTTCTCACTCGTCATCATGCTCACCGCCTACGGAACCGTTCAGGACGCCGTCGAAGCGATGAAGCTCGGCGCCTACGATTTCGTCATCAAGACCGTGGATCTCGAAGGGGTGGAACAGGTGCTGGACCGGGCACTCGAGCTGCTCGCCCTCCGCCGTCGCATGAGCTTCCAGTCCGAGCAGGACATGGGCCAATATGCCCTGACCGAGCTGATCGCCGACAGCAATGCCATGCAGGTGCTCCTGGCCCAGATCAGGGAAATCGCCCACAACCCGAAGAGCACCGTGCTCATGCTCGGAGAAACCGGCACGGGAAAAGAATTCGTCGCGCGCGTCCTTCACCATAACGGCAGCCGCTCGGCCGGCCCGTTCATCGGCGTCAACTGCACGGCTATTCCCAGGGAGCTGTTCGAGAGCGAGTTGTTCGGCTATGAGCGCGGCGCATTCACCGGTGCAAATCAGCGCAAGCTCGGCCTGCTGGATCGCGCGGAAAGCGGCACCCTGTTCCTCGACGAGATCGGCGATTTGGACCTGGGTATGCAGGCAAAGCTTCTGCGGGTGCTTCAAGAGCGGACCTTCCGGCGGCTCGGCGGAACCGACGACATCGCGGTGGACTTCAGGCTGATCGCGGCAACCAACCGGGATCTCAAGAAGGAGATCGCCGCTGGTTCCTTCCGTGAAGATCTGTACTTCCGGCTCAACGTCGTGGCGCTCGAACTGCCCCCGCTTCGCCAGCGGACGGAGGACATCCTTCCGCTTTGCATGAAAGCCCTGCTCCATTACGGCAAGGAATTCGGAAAGGACGTCACCGATATCGACCAGGAAACGCGAGCCTTGCTGGAGCGATATTCCTACCCGGGCAATATCCGGGAACTCCAGAACATCATCGAACGGGCGATGATCTTCTGCCAGGGGCGGACTCTGACCGCCAATTATCTGCCGCGCGAACTCCACGACCAGGCCAAGCAGACCACGACGACGGTCGTGCGCGGAGAGGCTCCGTTGATTCGGGTCGAAATGGAGGTCGGCAAGCAGACGCTGGCCGAGATCGAGGAGTCGGTGATCGAGGAGACGCTGAGGCTGGCCGACTACAACAAGAGCCTGGCAGCCAAGCAACTCGGACTGACACGGTTTGCGCTCGACCGTCGGTTGAAGAAAATCGATAAGGATCGGTAGGGTAGTGCAACACCGCTATAGTGTATTACAATGTATCATGACGTTTGAGGTTAAAGGAGGCACCCGGAGGTACCCATGGGTACGTATAGCGCATTGATGAAGGATATCGAACAAGGTTTGGAGGAGATTCGCAAAACGCAGGGAAAAGTCGTGGAAATTACCAGGACGGGAAAAGTGATCTCTGAGCCATTTGTCCTGTTCAAAGATGAGGGGCCTCAGGAAGCTCCAGCAAATACGTGACGTTCATGTTTTGAATTTCCGAATATTTTAAGACCAGCAAGTTTCCAGGGGTGATCGGTTTCCAATAAAATTCCACCGGCTTCGCAGGCTCCCTCCTAAACTTCCCCCGCTCGGCATCAATCAGGA from Nitrospira japonica harbors:
- a CDS encoding ATP-binding protein; this encodes MVSDTLDRAAPAQLTRLLGAPYDDRNDHLERHILMWRRISGLFNDLPIARKLLLTSLIPLVAFLVLGLDAYERLEALTEHEEQLDRVYVAQRAAAEYMRMIVDYETGFRGYVMTRQEAYLVPSRNAHQHLPSVEQTLLGLIRPHKLQYEAVEQAQRLVKQMMEEKESLIQLVKGGRTAEALHYIEQSRGRALMQLIREHMARFDRLEQEALNDALANMAKSRNQMVAHIMGGIAAVLVLLILALQLIARSITGPLISLAKSVRSSDAILPADVPVLPRQDELGELTRVMNTMSRQVREHLASVQKNQAELRDLNQNLAASEDKYRNIVDHAPFGIFTTSGMTVTFSNRYNKSLAGMNPDEAGEPEAFRHWIHPDDRDRVLREYEQAVADGMPYETVFRFVRPDGTIRKVLSRRIPIKNEDGQPTMYQGFNVDVTALDEMQTQLSRAERLATLGQVAAGIAHEIRNPLVGIGSTASLLRDEIDPSDPKRADLDIILNETRRLDRIVNQIIDYARPRDLVPASWLFKDAVEDVLKLLDGRINTQHIAVTYPSNRATTVYADRDQIKQVLLNLCHNALDAMPDGGSLRLDATEVPRDDKPGALIEIADSGPGIPEHALTQVFQPFFTTGKQHGTGLGLAICRNIVEAHGGDIALISQRGNGTTARLWLPLKTSTTIMREIL
- a CDS encoding efflux RND transporter periplasmic adaptor subunit, which codes for MTQDSGTDDVSLRRQRNRRLLAVTAALVLAGAAYGTYWWTVSSHWVQTDNAYVTGNLVPVAAQATGIITQVRFEETQFVNRGDVLVRLDEHEAYAALGRARGRLGETVRRINSLFLTQRQVDEKLAARRARLEVIRHDAERYRKASPTGAVSKQTLQNALDHLQALEADVRETEAEYDALDAQIGGTTVMEHPAVELAKHEFIEAHLEYARQRILAPVSGYVAKRKAQVGDRVKPGANLMTIVPLDHLWVEANLRETELGDIRPGQPAEIRVDLYGDKHTFHGTVEGLVPGTGSPFALLPPDNSTGNFIHIIERVPVRIALAADEIREHPVRPGLSTVTKIRVGEPGQSVWSSLAKADTDEYQTDVYGDELTSAESVAQGVIAGNVRTVGSNSGPTAAIARATEDEALSAQAPTTRSDLGMTDRSGEHPLRRNAGEDSGTVIPSTVPPRSPDLGEAQRPLSPSIGAGSDRFGQQASPPAFSRPAGVPERAGSHMKSTVP
- a CDS encoding sigma-54-dependent transcriptional regulator, whose product is MNATIFVTDDEPAIRSALVKRITRRNHRVTAFASGEDLVQALDHEVPDLLLLDVKMPGLSGLEALKICRQKAPFSLVIMLTAYGTVQDAVEAMKLGAYDFVIKTVDLEGVEQVLDRALELLALRRRMSFQSEQDMGQYALTELIADSNAMQVLLAQIREIAHNPKSTVLMLGETGTGKEFVARVLHHNGSRSAGPFIGVNCTAIPRELFESELFGYERGAFTGANQRKLGLLDRAESGTLFLDEIGDLDLGMQAKLLRVLQERTFRRLGGTDDIAVDFRLIAATNRDLKKEIAAGSFREDLYFRLNVVALELPPLRQRTEDILPLCMKALLHYGKEFGKDVTDIDQETRALLERYSYPGNIRELQNIIERAMIFCQGRTLTANYLPRELHDQAKQTTTTVVRGEAPLIRVEMEVGKQTLAEIEESVIEETLRLADYNKSLAAKQLGLTRFALDRRLKKIDKDR
- a CDS encoding DHA2 family efflux MFS transporter permease subunit; amino-acid sequence: MNDASPSSGSRDARLCGWPFILFNVVFGLAHMIVLFNAGSYVALLPHAAGDLGGVLPSFGTWAQTDFMIALALAFPIARWLAARFGEGRVFVWAFVVYAAASALCSIDVSISAFVPARIFLGLAGGLTLPLGQSLLLQEYPDRLKSMGLAIWGLFTLMPLTLGFAAGGWIADEWGWRSLFYLNIPLSLAVSGFTAALLHRRPFEVRREPFDFVGFLLLAVILGGLQTILNEGNDFDWFDDPFLRIVLLIVVAAVPIWIVWELGERQPAVDLRLFKNRNFAVGVLCLTLGFLSLQGLLSLFVVQLQMLMGYSSTLAGMVFLPMILLGIPMIAIMHEVAKHVDVRLLASVNALGFAATYYWIGLFDDPQSYDQIFWPMVLAGVFLGSFFTPLTVLTLKGLSGDQMLRAAEAANILRIAAGALGITWQGVVLFRRLPFHQLQLSDHFGGRTSASYDVLQPIVEKLQQVGLDPGMIERKLQLMMKQQAGILALNDAFLLSSYLCLGLAFLVWLARPTREPAVSRAETVRVVRSEELMEQP
- a CDS encoding efflux transporter outer membrane subunit, translating into MTRTFRTAMRAGFSAVGAYALLITAGCAWIPKGDPPAAYLDTPELKETLEEVSNRLQNWPDDRWWEQFKNPELNGLMGQALKDNPGLKAASARLREAQALVRVEGARLLPFLEADASLTYERISQHGVFAALNPEVAGAHILLGVINPLSLRYEFDFWGKNRATIEAALGQAAAEEAEQAEIRLRLTAGIARAYFRGQALHRQLELVRSIVELRRGLRRLAETRYELGLDTDLAVKQSIAEYEAAAKRLSGVRDQLDVQRHLLARLIGKGPDEALRFFGKTGVTIPEQIPVPEHLSMGLLVHRPDLAAALYRADSAARMVKVAKTQFYPTIDLTAFAGFNALTLTKGADKLANFLFSGQSFSYGMAPGLRLPIFEGGRLRGELAAHRAEYDAAVELYNDTLLGALREVADSLSAWQSTREMLDSHRRLVTALSEDWRLAKVRLVSGLDDDREVLRHRYPVLEQEYAMRALESDQLVSAVDLIEALGGGYRNDDVSKRPAQQAG